AGCTCGTCAATAGCTTCGTCAGCCGCTGCCATGGGTAATATACTATGTAAACAAACTAACAATGCTGTATTTGAACTCATCCTGAAATCTACTGGTAATGACTAACAGTAATGTCTTACTTGTTTATGTCTGTTGTGTTCTGTCTGCATGGACCTATCACTATGTGTCTGAAATAAAGTTTTGCTGATGATGGTTTCCCATATGCTTTTTGTTTAGGTAAGAGGAAGAGGGACTCGATTGGGGAAGTCCTCCAATATACGGAGAAGTCTGACGAGGTGTTTCTGTTGGAAGGCAGGGAGGACCGTCAACTCTCAAAGGCGATTCTGGAGAGCCTAACGAACATGGACGCCCAGGGATCAAACATGATAGCTCCTGATGGAGGAGCAGGGGAAGAAGTAATGTGCTTTTCCCCCTGAGaacatgtacatactgtataatattgtaaataaaagtttttttgaaGTGATGTGAGTTTTCTCTCTAATTTCAAAggacatttttcatatttagttttactagtgTTCTTCTTCACATGTAGAAAATGCAGTTACTTATAAGTAATGGCGCGCCGTTATCGGCGTTAACTTGCTGCGTTAACGCGAGCCTCTTATCGggcgataaaaaaaatatcgccGTTAATCTATTCTCAAAGTTGGGAGCTGGGTCTATACTACGCAAGCTATGATGTCTTTCACCGCGGATGTATACAGCACGGAGCCGAATTGCACTGTAGGGGAGGATAACGAGTCTTCGAACCTGTGTAAATTACCACATCCAACGTGACATGCTAACATGGATGCAGCTATGAAGCCACCGGGTTTGCTTCAgggaaaatttatttttaaaacgcTTCCCAATGGAAACTTCGACAAGTCAAAGGTTGTTTGCACCTTGTGCAATGCCGAATTAGTTTATTGTAGGAGTTCTACCAGTCTAAAGTACCACCTAAATGCAAAACATCCCTTAGCTAATGCCGGGTCAAGCGCTGATAGAGCGCAAGGGAAGAGTCGTCATCAAACTACTATGTTTGAGTGCAACCGAGGCAAGCCCATCAGCACAGCTCTATCAGCCAAGCTAACGAATCTCCTCGCTCAGTGGATTGCCACCAGCTGCCGGCCCATCAGCGTGGTTGAAGATGATGGGCTCGAGCTCGTTCTCCAAGCTGCCACAGGTGACCCATCTTACAAGCTACCTGCGAGGTGAACTATTATGAGGAGAATAGATGACCAGTACGCAAGAAAGCCGCAAAGGATGCGAAGATTGTCGAGGCGAGGTGGGTAGCAGTCACGGGGGATCATTGGACATCTGTCAACAACGATAACTACCTCGGCGTTACTGTACACCTCATCGATGCCAGCTGGGAACTTCACTCCTTCGCTTTAGGTAAGATACGTCATGtgaatttaaattacattatttaattgaATTACTTAATCCAGGGGTCTTCAACAGGGGGTCCGCGACCCCTAGGGGGTCCGCGGAGGTACTGCAGGGGGGAAAGTTTTGGTTAattagacatttaaaaaaaaaaaaataaataataataataataataaaaataattagacatttttttatattcccccccgcaattttttcaataaattgaaatgtctttaaatacacattaacatgaatcCAACACACTGTAGTGAACAGATAAATGGAGGCAGAAGATGTCTTTCAGTCAGCAATGCACACGTTCAGCGACACACAGGAGCTCTTTCAAGCTGGGCACTGGTTCATTCACCTGTCCCATCATACATTAGTGAGTAATGTATGCCATCCATAGCTGGTTTGAGGATTCACTGCCCATActacatgtatgtttaaaattaaaacatgaatctgTCAATTATGTTAATAGTTCAGTATTGTATGCAAGATAACATATGTTTATGCATGCCAGTGGCACTAACAAGCATCAATAATTTTCGTTTCCACATTtatgttgaacaaaaatgtccatttgaacagcttttatgcaaaatgttgttacATGCAATTTGACAGACATTGTTGATCTTGGCAGGTATCAgtttattatgttatgttatgtttatgAATGGCAGTGGCATGGCCACCCTACTCACTGTACCTTGCACatgtttaaactaaaaacaagaatatataaACCTGTGTGTTTTGAATGTCTTAGTATTGAATGCACAATAGTACATTTATACATGGCACTATAGGAccagtttaatataaaacacaattttatataatatatataagtaGGGGGTCCCCGCTCCATCTCTCCATCAGTTTGGGGGTCCTTGGCCTGGAAAACGTTGAAGACCCCTGACTTAATCTATTACTTACCAGGACACAACGAATTACCACCACATTATGTTTGCTTCTTGATGATGCTAGTTTTTTACGAGTAGTAGTGCAATTTCGATGTCGGTTTTTGGTATTTACCATAATTACGATAGCACATGAAGGCAGCATTATTCGGATCTACTTTTTTTGTCCGTTAGGTGTGATGAAAACAGAAGAGTGTCACTTTTCTGAAGCGTGTGCCAGGCAGTTTCTTGACGTCGCTAATCGGTGGGGGATTGCTGACAAAATCAGCACTGTTGGAACAGACAGTGCTCCTAATATGGTGGCAGCAGGGAGGATACTGCCATTTGAACATTTGCCTTGTGTGGCGCATGTTGTACAGAGAGCTATTGTAATGTCACTTCAGGCGGGTGGTTTTGATGGTGCACTGGCCAAGTGCCGCAAAGTGGTcggacatttcaaacacagtccaGCCAACTCAGATGAGCTGAATGTCCAGCAAGCCTCCCTTGGACAAGTTCAGGAGCCACTCGTGCAAGATGTCCCAACACGGTGGAATTCCACCCTTGAGATGATCAAGCGCATGAGATGCAACAAAGATGCACTGCACACAACGCTGTCTCAGCAGAAGCACAATCTGGCCCTCCCAACAAATGCTGATTATGAGAAGTTGGCAAAGCTAGAGAAACTGCTGGAGCCATGCAGGTATGGTCTACAAAGATAGCGTGTTCATGAATTAgcataaaagttatttttaaatgtcacttTTTATTCAATAAACACGTGCCCTTAAATTTAATGTGAttaagaactttaaaaaaaaatgtgtaatctaAGTTAAATGAATCagtcattaattattttttactctgtttatgtctgtctgtctgtctgtgtaggtATATCACTGATCTCCTTGGTGGGGATAAGTATGTATCCTGCTCTGCGGTTCTACCTGCCCTGTGCCACCTCCAGCACGCGATGAAGATCTCTGATGATGATCCTGCCTATGTTTTACGATTCAAGGCTGCCTTCACCAAGGACCTCAACCAGCGGAGGGAGAAAATAAACCTGGAATGGCTTAAGGTATGTCAGACTGACCAGAAGA
The DNA window shown above is from Gouania willdenowi unplaced genomic scaffold, fGouWil2.1 scaffold_10_arrow_ctg1, whole genome shotgun sequence and carries:
- the LOC114458387 gene encoding zinc finger BED domain-containing protein RICESLEEPER 2-like is translated as MSLQAGGFDGALAKCRKVVGHFKHSPANSDELNVQQASLGQVQEPLVQDVPTRWNSTLEMIKRMRCNKDALHTTLSQQKHNLALPTNADYEKLAKLEKLLEPCRYITDLLGGDKYVSCSAVLPALCHLQHAMKISDDDPAYVLRFKAAFTKDLNQRREKINLEWLKVATALDPRFKDLKCLPRAEREPVWAQLRELVKGEEPALQPLREENPEPPKKKTALLLMGSDSDSDEETPEDNTVERYKVEPSASLDLCPLKWWSEHTAVYGKMAHIARKYLGTPATTVPCERLFSVAGHIVQKRRSSLSPENVNKLVCLSDWWKEKWSLD